One genomic region from Scomber scombrus chromosome 19, fScoSco1.1, whole genome shotgun sequence encodes:
- the exoc5 gene encoding exocyst complex component 5: MATTAQLFEEPFDADEYIERLAWRTPGGGSKGGAEAFDPKRLLEEFENHIEELKQLDEKIQRRVEKLEHQCHREAKEFAHKVQDLQRSNQVAFQHFQELDEHISYVATKVCHLGDQLEGVNTPRQRAVEAQRLMTYFNEFLDGDLRSDVFNNPDKIKEAADIIQKLHLIAQELPFDRFADVKAKIASKYHDLERQLIQEFTAAQRRGEIGRMREVAAVLLHFKGYAHCVDVYIKQCQEGAYLRNDVFEDTAVLCQRVNKQVGEVFSSPETVMAKLIQNIFENKLQAHVREKLDETRHSDVEQYLKNLYDLYTRTTALATKLTEFNLGSDKHTFLSKLIKSIFSSYLESYIDMERDYLRTRGAMILQRYYDSKNHQKRPIGAGSIQELKERIRQRTNLPLGPMIDTHGETFLSPELVVNLLQETRHAFERCHRLSDPSDLPKNAFSIFLLLVEHLCVEHIDYALEIGLSAIPSSDAKNANLYFLDVVQQANSIFHLFDKQFNDQLMPLISSSPKLAECLHKKKEVIEQMEVKLDTGIDRTLNCMVGQMKHILATEQKKTDFRPEDENNVMIQYTTACSKVCAYVSRQVEHVRKSMDGKNVDTVLTELGVRFHRLIHEHLQQYSYSSMGGMLAICDVAEYRRCAKDFRVPLVLQLFDTLHALCNLLVVAPDNLKQVCSGEQLTNLDRNLLHAFVQLRVDYRSARLGRHFS; the protein is encoded by the exons ATGGCGACAACTGCACAGCTGTTCGAG GAGCCCTTTGATGCCGATGAGTACATTGAAAGGTTGGCATGGAGGACTCCTGGAGGAGGCTCCAAAGGAGGAGCTGAAGCATTTGACCCTAAACG GTTGTTGGAAGAGTTTGAGAACCACATAGAAGAACTGAAGCAACTAGATGAGAAGATCCAGCGGCGGGTGGAGAAACTCGAACATCAGTGTCATCGTGAGGCCAAGGAATTTGCCCATAAAGTGCAAGACTTGCAGAGGAGCAACCAG GTGGCCTTTCAGCATTTCCAGGAGCTTGATGAGCATATCAGCTATGTGGCAACCAAGGTTTGTCACCTTGGTGACCAACTGGAGGGGGTGAACACACCTCGGCAGAGGGCCGTGGAAGCTCAGCGCCTGATGACCTACTTCAACGAGTTCTTGGATGGAGATCTACGCAGTGATGTCTTCAATAACCCGGATAAG atTAAGGAGGCTGCTGATATCATTCAGAAGCTGCATCTCATTGCCCAGGAGCTGCCATTCGACAG ATTTGCGGATGTCAAAGCAAAAATTGCAA gtAAGTATCATGACCTGGAGCGGCAGTTAATACAGGAGTTTACTGCTGCCCAGCGCAGGGGTGAGATTGGACGTATGCGGGAGGTGGCAGCAGTTCTATTACATTTCAAG GGTTATGCACACTGTGTGGATGTCTACATCAAGCAGTGTCAGGAA GGAGCCTACCTGAGGAATGACGTGTTTGAGGACACGGCAGTCCTCTGCCAGAGGGTCAACAAACAGGTGGGCGAAGTTTTCAGCAGCCCAGAGACTGTTATGGCCAAACTCATCCAGAACATCTTTGAAAACAAATTACAG GCGCATGTAAGGGAAAAACTGGATGAGACCCGACACTCTGATGTGGAGCAGTACCTCAAGAACCTGTATGACCTTTACACCAG GACCACAGCGTTGGCCACCAAGCTGACAGAGTTTAATCTGGGCTCAGACAAGCACACCTTCCTGTCCAAGCTAATAAAGAGCATCTTCTCCTCCTACCTGGAAAGTTACATTGACATGGAGAGGGACTACCTTCGCACTCGAGGCGCTATGATTCTCCAGCGCTACTATGATTCCAAGAACCACCAGAAACGTCCAATTGGCGCTGGCAG TATCCAAGAGCTGAAGGAGAGGATCCGACAGCGCACCAACCTTCCCCTGGGCCCCATGATTGACACCCATGGGGAGACCTTTCTGTCCCCAGAGCTGGTTGTCAACCTGCTGCAGGAGACACGTCATGCCTTTGAGAGATGCCACAGG CTTTCAGATCCTTCTGACCTGCCCAAGAATGCCTTCTCAATCTTCCTGCTGCTGGTTGAACATCTTTGTGTGGAGCACATTGACTACGCCTTGGAGATTGGTCTCTCAG CAATTCCCTCATCAGATGCCAAGAATGCCAACCTGTACTTCCTTGATGTGGTTCAGCAGGCAAACTCTATCTTTCACTTGTTTGACAAGCAGTTCAATGACCAGCTCATGCCTCTAATAAG CTCATCCCCAAAGTTAGCAGAGTGCTTGCACAAGAAGAAAGAGGTGATTGAACAGATGGAAGTGAAACTAGACACAGGAATCGACAG AACACTAAATTGCATGGTGGGGCAAATGAAGCACATCTTGGCAACAGAGCAGAAGAAGACTGATTTCAGGCCTGAGGACGAGAACAACGTCATGATCCAGTACACTACA GCCTGCTCCAAGGTTTGCGCCTACGTCAGTCGGCAGGTGGAGCACGTGCGGAAGTCTATGGATGGGAAAAATGTGGATACAGTGCTGACGGAGTTGGGCGTTCGTTTCCACCGACTCATCCACGAGCACCTACAGCAGTACAGCTACAGCTCAATGGGAGGCATGCTGGCCATCTGCGACGTGGCTGAATACCGACGATGCGCCAAGGACTTCAGG GTCCCTCTGGTGCTGCAGCTCTTCGACACACTCCACGCCCTCTGTAACCTCCTGGTCGTTGCCCCTGACAACCTTAAACAGGTCTGTTCAGGTGAGCAGCTCACCAATCTGGACCGGAACCTCCTGCATGCCTTCGTCCAGCTCAGAGTGGACTATCGTTCAGCCAGATTGGGCCGACACTTCAGTTAA